In bacterium, a single genomic region encodes these proteins:
- the fusA gene encoding elongation factor G: protein MAADVALDKTRNIGIAAHIDAGKTTTSERMLFYSGRVHRIGEVDEGNATMDYLPQEMERGITITSAATTYFWNDHRINLIDTPGHVDFTAEVERSLRVLDGLVAVMCAVGGVQPQSETVWRQANKYAIPRLIFINKMDRMGADFHDVLHQVRKRLGADALALQIPIGAEENFVGVVDLIEMRAIYWEEDDELGETPVYDEIPSHMQSKAEAFREHLIVSLADTSPELEAKYFAGEMPTVEEMHAAVRRGCLHGGLVPVLCGSAFKNKGIQPLLDGIVNYLPSPLDVPPVEGVRPKHDEPIFLHASPEEPLAALVFKVVTDPFVGQLSYLRVYSGKLSTGQTVYNANNGKKVRVGRLLRMHANRREDVQEAMAGDIVAAVGIGRTMTGETLCNVDKPLLLEQISFPEPVISMAIEAKAKADEERLADALGKIVAEDPTFAVRTDRETGQQIISGMGELHLEIVKDRIRREFNVETNVGKPQVAYKETISRVCEGRGRFVKQTGGRGMYGDVEMRLEPLERGEGFEFVDATKGGPIPREFMPSVESGAHDAMEAGPFRGYPVVDVRAVVTDGSSHDVDSNDVAFKIASSMAFREAYTKGSPLLLQPVMLVEVVTPEAHMGDVMNDLVSRGGNITQMRPSPGDTQTILAETPLANMFGYATSLRSLTQGRATYTMEPHSYEPVAPDKS, encoded by the coding sequence GTGGCCGCGGACGTCGCGCTGGACAAAACACGGAACATTGGCATCGCGGCTCACATAGACGCGGGCAAGACCACGACTTCGGAGCGGATGCTGTTCTACTCGGGTCGGGTGCACCGCATCGGCGAGGTGGATGAGGGGAACGCGACCATGGACTATCTCCCCCAGGAGATGGAACGTGGCATCACGATCACCTCGGCGGCGACGACGTATTTCTGGAACGACCATCGCATCAACCTGATTGACACACCCGGCCACGTGGATTTCACGGCCGAAGTCGAGCGATCTTTGAGAGTACTGGACGGGCTGGTTGCGGTCATGTGCGCCGTCGGTGGTGTGCAGCCGCAGTCCGAGACCGTATGGCGGCAGGCGAACAAGTACGCCATCCCCCGCTTGATCTTCATCAACAAGATGGACCGGATGGGCGCGGACTTTCACGACGTGCTCCACCAGGTGCGGAAGCGCCTGGGGGCAGACGCCCTGGCCCTGCAGATCCCGATTGGCGCCGAGGAGAACTTCGTCGGCGTCGTGGATCTGATCGAGATGCGCGCGATCTACTGGGAAGAGGACGACGAGCTGGGCGAGACCCCGGTCTACGACGAGATCCCGTCCCATATGCAGAGCAAGGCGGAAGCCTTCCGTGAGCACCTGATCGTCTCGCTGGCCGACACGTCTCCGGAGCTGGAGGCGAAGTACTTCGCCGGGGAGATGCCGACGGTCGAGGAGATGCACGCGGCGGTGCGGCGCGGGTGCCTGCACGGCGGGTTGGTCCCTGTGCTGTGTGGCAGCGCCTTCAAGAACAAGGGCATTCAGCCCCTGCTCGATGGCATCGTGAACTACCTGCCCTCCCCGCTGGATGTGCCGCCGGTCGAGGGTGTCCGGCCCAAGCACGACGAGCCCATCTTCCTGCACGCCTCGCCCGAAGAGCCGCTGGCCGCGCTGGTGTTCAAAGTCGTCACCGACCCGTTCGTAGGGCAGCTTTCGTACCTGCGGGTGTATTCGGGGAAGCTGTCCACCGGGCAGACGGTATACAACGCGAACAACGGCAAGAAGGTGCGGGTGGGGCGGCTGCTGCGGATGCACGCCAACCGCCGCGAGGACGTGCAGGAGGCGATGGCGGGGGACATCGTGGCGGCGGTGGGTATCGGGCGCACCATGACCGGCGAGACGCTGTGCAACGTGGACAAGCCGCTGCTTCTGGAGCAGATCAGCTTCCCCGAGCCGGTGATCTCAATGGCCATCGAGGCCAAGGCGAAGGCGGACGAGGAACGGCTGGCCGACGCGCTGGGCAAGATCGTAGCCGAGGACCCCACCTTTGCGGTGCGCACGGACCGTGAGACCGGTCAGCAGATCATCTCGGGCATGGGGGAGTTGCACCTCGAGATCGTCAAGGATCGGATCAGGCGCGAGTTCAACGTCGAGACCAACGTCGGTAAGCCGCAGGTGGCGTACAAGGAGACGATTTCGCGGGTCTGCGAGGGGCGCGGACGGTTCGTGAAGCAGACCGGCGGACGCGGCATGTACGGCGATGTGGAGATGCGGCTGGAGCCGCTGGAGCGGGGCGAAGGCTTCGAGTTCGTGGACGCGACGAAGGGCGGGCCGATCCCGCGGGAGTTCATGCCCTCGGTGGAGAGCGGCGCGCACGACGCGATGGAGGCCGGACCGTTCCGGGGCTACCCGGTGGTGGACGTGCGGGCGGTCGTGACAGACGGATCGTCGCACGATGTGGACTCCAACGATGTCGCCTTCAAGATCGCGTCGAGCATGGCTTTTCGCGAGGCGTACACGAAGGGCTCGCCGCTCCTGCTGCAGCCCGTCATGCTGGTAGAGGTCGTCACGCCCGAGGCGCACATGGGCGATGTGATGAACGACCTGGTGTCCCGGGGCGGCAACATCACGCAGATGCGGCCCTCACCGGGCGACACCCAGACGATCCTGGCGGAGACGCCGCTGGCCAACATGTTCGGTTACGCCACTTCCTTGCGGTCCCTGACACAGGGCCGCGCGACGTACACGATGGAGCCGCACAGCTACGAGCCGGTCGCTCCAGACAAGTCATAG